In the genome of Pan troglodytes isolate AG18354 chromosome 15, NHGRI_mPanTro3-v2.0_pri, whole genome shotgun sequence, one region contains:
- the GLRX5 gene encoding glutaredoxin-related protein 5, mitochondrial isoform X2, protein MSGSLGRAAAALLRWGRGAGGGGLWGPGVRAAGSGAGGGGSAEQLDALVKKDKVVVFLKGTPEQPQCGFSNAVVQILRLHGVRDYAAYNVLDDPELRQGQASVPGRRPPPRAQEHRCTRPRGSAAPGWGAGLHPPGSV, encoded by the coding sequence ATGAGCGGGTCCCTCGGCCGAGCTGCGGCGGCTCTGCTCCGCTGGGGGCGCGGCGCGGGCGGCGGTGGCCTTTGGGGTCCGGGCGTGCGGGCGGCGGGCTCgggcgcgggcggcggcggctcGGCGGAGCAGTTGGACGCGCTGGTGAAGAAGGACAAGGTGGTGGTCTTCCTCAAGGGGACGCCGGAGCAGCCCCAGTGCGGCTTCAGCAACGCCGTGGTGCAGATCCTGCGGCTGCACGGCGTCCGCGATTACGCGGCCTACAACGTGCTGGACGACCCCGAGCTCCGACAAGGTCAGGCCAGTGTGCCGGGCAGGCGCCCTCCGCCCCGGGCCCAGGAGCATCGCTGCACGAGGCCGAGGGGTTCCGCCGCGCCGGGCTGGGGAGCGGGGCTCCATCCGCCGGGGTCTGTCTGA